DNA sequence from the Parasphaerochaeta coccoides DSM 17374 genome:
TCCAAGATGGAATCAGCCATGGTCATGGTTGCGGTAGCAGGACCGAAATAACGGTCATCGGAAATTTTTCCATTTTTCACATAGTCGTTAAGAACTGCAAGGGAGCCCTTTGGACCATACATCATTTCCGTAGCCCAGCAAGACGCCCAATTTTCCTTGTCCCCTCGGCGGTATGAAAGAATCTGTTTGTAATATCCTGTTTCTTCTGCATTCAAGGTGGACGACGTGTTCTTCTCCAGTGCCTCGGTGACTGCTGTCTGCGCATCCAAATTCTTCATTGGCGGTTCACAATAAATCAAAGGATATTCAAAAATAGGATTACCGGCTTCATCGACATTATACTTGTCCGGTTCTGCGGTCTTTCCATAGGTTTTTTCAAGCTGAAGATCAAGCATCTTGATCAAGGTCTCAGGATGTTGATACGTAGCTGCCACGACGTAATATGTAGTAACTGCAAATGGGACCTGAACCAAAACAGGAGAGTCCCCAGTACCTGGGATTGCATATGCCTGCCATTCCATGCCAGGGTTTGCGTTTTTTGCATCCGTCAGCCACCCCATGTTCCAGAAGTAGCCATACATCATGCCAATCTTTCCCCTGTTCACATCTTCGCTGACCTTGAAGCTGTCCTTTACCCCAAATTCAGGATCGATACATCCTTCCTTATAAAGTTGCTGTATGGCTTCCAAGGCCTTCTTCATCCCAGGTTGGATGTTGCCGCTAGCCAACTGTCCGTCCGTAGACTCAATCCAAATATTGGGATATGCGTCAAACCCATTGAAAAATCCCTCCAACGAACCGAACATCCCCCACAGGTCTTTATTCACAGCAAGGCCGAAAGTATCATTTTTCCCATTTCTGTCAGGATCCTGCTTGGTAAATGCCCGTGCTATGTCCATTACGTCAAAAATGGTTTCAGGAGAATCAAGTCCAAGAGCGTCCAACCAGTCAGTCCGAATCCATAGCACATTAGAATTTCCAATCCCGCTGCCAATCTTCGGTATGGCCATAAGTTTTCCGTCAAAGGTTGCGGACAACAGCGCATTCCCTCCGTCTTGCGTCATGACATCCTTTGTATAATCCGCGGCGACACCGTTGTATACATCCGTCAGGTTTGCCAACTGTCCGTCTTCAACCAGTTGTTTCAGCTGCATGGCATTAACTTGGAAAATATCAGGCAAGTCTCCGGAAGTGATCGAGATATTGAGCTTCTGGTTGTATTGCGCTACGGGAACCATCCATACGTACTTCAGTCGTATGCCAAGTTCCTCTTCATAAAGACGGGTCCAGATATTGCTTTCCAGCGAATCCCCTGTAGGAAACGTCACGTTGTCTGGAATAGGACGGGCTGCCTTGACAATGACCAAGCCGGAATCTTCCGGCAGTGTTTCTTTTCGGCCAGTCCCGAACAGCAACCCTACGGTAAGAAAAAGAAATAAAAAGACAACGGCGTGCTTCTTCATATGAATCCTCCTTTAGATCCAGCATCAATGCATCATCCATGAAACAGTCTTGATCTCACGGTTCATGTTACTTCTGGACGATAAAGGAAGCCATGACACTTTTCTTGTTTCTCTTGAACAATTATGACTATTTTTTCTCCAAACGATTCTCCATGTTCCTTTCCCGCCAAACCTGCG
Encoded proteins:
- a CDS encoding extracellular solute-binding protein, translated to MKKHAVVFLFLFLTVGLLFGTGRKETLPEDSGLVIVKAARPIPDNVTFPTGDSLESNIWTRLYEEELGIRLKYVWMVPVAQYNQKLNISITSGDLPDIFQVNAMQLKQLVEDGQLANLTDVYNGVAADYTKDVMTQDGGNALLSATFDGKLMAIPKIGSGIGNSNVLWIRTDWLDALGLDSPETIFDVMDIARAFTKQDPDRNGKNDTFGLAVNKDLWGMFGSLEGFFNGFDAYPNIWIESTDGQLASGNIQPGMKKALEAIQQLYKEGCIDPEFGVKDSFKVSEDVNRGKIGMMYGYFWNMGWLTDAKNANPGMEWQAYAIPGTGDSPVLVQVPFAVTTYYVVAATYQHPETLIKMLDLQLEKTYGKTAEPDKYNVDEAGNPIFEYPLIYCEPPMKNLDAQTAVTEALEKNTSSTLNAEETGYYKQILSYRRGDKENWASCWATEMMYGPKGSLAVLNDYVKNGKISDDRYFGPATATMTMADSILDQTQLQVFTEIIKGGDISKFDQYARDWNSLGGLSITKEVNEWNVR